GTCAGGGATGTGGTCTTGATGACCCCGTCCCGGACGATGAACAGGTTCTCGCCGCTGCCTTCGCTGACGTATCCGGAGGTGTCGAGCATGATCGTCTCGTCGTAACCGGCCTGGCAGGCCTCCCGCTTGGCGAGGATGGAGTTGACGTAGGCCCCGTTGACCTTGGCCTTGCTCATGGAGGCGTTGACGTGGTGGCGTGCAAAGGAGGCGATCTTGGTACGGATCCCGTTCTTCAGCCCATCCTCTCCCAGGTAGGCGCCCCAGGCCCAGGTGGCGATGAACACACCCACCGGGTTGTCCTCGGTAACGAGAAGCCCCATGGGACCGTCCTTGATGTAGACCACCGGGCGGATGTAACCGCTCTTGAGGCCGTTGACCCTGACCACATCCAGGTGAGCCTCCCAAAGGGTGTCCCAGTCATAGGGAACGTCGATCCGGCATATGTGGGACGAATCGTAAAGGCGCTTGACGTGATCAGCCAGCCGGAAGATCCCGGGCCCTTCGGGGGTCTCGTAAAACCTGATCCCCTCGAAGACTCCCAGTCCGTAATGGAGGGTGTGGGTCAGGACGTGGACCTGTGCGTCGTTCCAGTCCACCATTTTACCGTTCATCCATATCTTCGACACCGGTGTGACCATTCTTCGTCCTCTATAAAATACGATCGCTTTACACCGATCGTATTTTATCTAGATAGTGAGGGCTCTTCAGGCGCCGTCTCCGAGCTTCTCCCTCAAGGCGGCAACGATGCCGTTAAACTCCTGCCGCACCTTCTCACGGGTATTCACCACTTCATCGAGGAACCGTCTGGCGCCATGTGCCCCCTCGTAACCGAGCCTCCGCGCCATGGGAAGCGCCCTGGCCTCGTCCTTCGGAACACGGGGATCCGACCGGTCCTGGTATAGCTGGGAACCGTTTTCAACCTCCCTGAAAAAACGGTAGGCGCGGTGCCAGACATTATACTGATTTTCATCTACAAGTCCAGTTTTCCAAAGAGTTTCAAGGGCTTTCATCGTCGTGGGTGTACGCAGGGGGGGGTAAGCGTGACCGTATGTCAACTGAAGGATCTGGACGGCGAACTCCACGTCCACGAGCCCGCCGGGGCCTGCCTTGATGTCGTAATGCTGCCCCCCCGCCTCCTGCCCGATCTCTTCTTCCATCCGGGCTCTTACCCGGACGATCTCCTCCAGCCCCCTGGAAGTCAGCGGCCGGCCGAAGGCGAGTTCCTCGATGACATTTTCCACCCTTTCCCGGAACCGGTCG
The window above is part of the bacterium genome. Proteins encoded here:
- a CDS encoding branched-chain amino acid transaminase; this encodes MVTPVSKIWMNGKMVDWNDAQVHVLTHTLHYGLGVFEGIRFYETPEGPGIFRLADHVKRLYDSSHICRIDVPYDWDTLWEAHLDVVRVNGLKSGYIRPVVYIKDGPMGLLVTEDNPVGVFIATWAWGAYLGEDGLKNGIRTKIASFARHHVNASMSKAKVNGAYVNSILAKREACQAGYDETIMLDTSGYVSEGSGENLFIVRDGVIKTTSLTSILNGITRDSVMTLAGELGYEVVEDRFTRDELYISDEAFFTGTAAEVTPIREVDDRIIGEGKPGPVTKKIQEAYFKAVHGEDPNHRDWITVV